A genomic stretch from Arachis stenosperma cultivar V10309 chromosome 3, arast.V10309.gnm1.PFL2, whole genome shotgun sequence includes:
- the LOC130965358 gene encoding uncharacterized protein LOC130965358: MADFLVEVTGDPGEDMGTRWKLHVDGASNQTFGGAGIILESPNGVVYEQSVRFEFPISNNQAEYEALIGGLTLATEVGAKRLEVCSDSQVVTSQVNGSYQAKDPLLQKYLEKVKSLSQKFDEVTVQHVPRERNTRADLLSKLASTKPGEGNRSLIQGMTREPAIALHITTLSPSWLDPITNYLEHGQVPGDEKDAVKLRREAAKYAVIQGQLFRKGLSQPLLKCLHPDQTDYVLREVHEGCCGHHIGGKALARKLIRAGYYWPSMMADSKEFVKKCIKCQQNANFAKAPANELSLLTTSRPFAQWGIDLLGPFPVGPGQVITRFGIPEVVISDNGTQFADKKFTEFLNGLGIRQRFSLVEHPRTNGQVESANKVILSGLKKRLDNKKGAWADELASVLWSYRTTEQSSTKETPFRLTYGVDAVIPVEIGEPSPRLLLKGVEEAVEKDLIEEAREMAHLTETALKQRVALRYNTKVLKREFEPNDLVLRRNDIGLPSPGEGKLAANWEGPYRVKKVMGKGAFKLERLDGKEVPRTWNADNLRRFYS; encoded by the exons ATGGCGGATTTTTTGGTTGAAGTAACAGGAGACCCAGGCGAAGACATGggtacacggtggaagctccatgtggacggagcctccaaccagacctTCGGAGGAGCCGGGATCATCCTAGAAAGTCCAAACGGGGTCGTATACGAACAATCGGTCAGATTCGAGTTCCCcatctcgaacaaccaagcagaatacgaagccctcataGGAGGCTTGACCCTAGCAACAGAGGTCGGCGCAAAAAGGCTGGAAGTATGCAGCGATTCCCAAGTCGTCACTTCCCAAGTAAACGGCAGCTATCAAGCCAAGGACCCCTTGTTgcagaagtacttggaaaaggtcaaaagcttgagccaaaagTTCGACGAGGTCACGGTCCAGCATGTACCCAGAGAAAGAAACACACGAGCAGACCTCCtatcaaaattagccagcacgaAGCCAGGGGAGGGAAAccggtctctcatccaaggcatgACAAGGGAACCTGCAATTGCACTACACATAACAACCCTAAGTCCTtcatggctagaccccatcaccaACTACCTAGAACACGGCCAAGTCCCTGGTGACGAAAAGGATGCGGTGAAATTAAGGAGAGAAGCGGCCAAATACGCCGTCATCCAAGGACAGCTGTTCAGAAAAGGGCTCAGCCAGCCCCTACTGAAGTGCCTACACCCCGACCAAACGGACtacgtcctcagggaagtccaCGAGGGCTGCTGTGGGCACCACATCGGAGGAAAAGCCCTAGCAAGGAAGTTGATCCGAGCTGGGTACTACTGGCCGTCGATGATGGCAGATTCCAAAGAGTTTGTCAAAAAGTGCATAAAGTGCCAacagaacgccaactttgccaAGGCACCAGCAAACGAGTTGAGCTTGCTGACGACCTCCCGGCCATTCGCTCAATGGGGAATCGACCTCTTAGGGCCCTTCCCTGTCGGCCCTGGGCAG gtgataacaCGGTTCGGGATACCAGAagtcgtcatctcggacaacggcACACAATTTgctgacaaaaagttcacagAATTTCTCAACGGCCTAGGTATAAGGCAAAGGTTCTCTTTGGTAGAACACCCTCGGACGAACGGACAAGTGGAGTCCGCCAACAAGGTTATCCTCTCAGGgctaaagaagaggttggacaacaaaaagggtgcttgggccgacgagctAGCGTCGGTCCTCTGGTCTTACCGAACAACCGAGCAGTCCTCCACCAAGGAAACTCCTTTCCGGTTAACGTACGGGGTGGACGCGGTAATACCCGTAGAAATCGGAGAACCAAGCCCACGACTTCTTTTGAAAGGGGTGGAGGAAGCCGTAGAAAAGGACCTGATAGAGGAAGCCCGAGAAATGGCCCACTTGACAGAAACGGCGCTAAAACAAAGAGTGGCGCTCcgctacaacaccaaagtgctcaagaGGGAATTTGAGCCAAACGACCTCGTCCTGAGGCGAAATGATATCGGCCTGCCGTCCCCCGGAGAAGGCAAGCTGGCGGCCAACTGGGAAGGCCCATATAGAGTCAAGAAAGTGATGGGAAAAGGAGCATTCAAACTAGAAAGACTCGACGGCAAGGAAGTCCCGAGAACTTGGAATGCGGACAACCTAAGAAGGTTCTACTCCTAG